AAACATATGATGAATGAATGATTCTTCTctcataattataaaaaaatcaaagctaaTATATAGTTTATCCTAGGACTCTCTAGATAATCCCAAAGAGAAATAATTAGCAAATGTAAGAATCTTTAACTGTCACTATTCAGGCATCAGGGGATGTACATTTCCAGGAgagaaaaactgaaattaaaataagaatGTGTTATTTCTACCAATATGTTTGGTAAGGTTTAATAAAGTTTCAGTgacaacaagggaaaaaaaatctcagtaagatagcaaataacaacaacatcatttcaTGCTGACAGTCAGGTCCTCCAATTTTGGAAATATGCAAGAAAACTAATTTTGAAGCATTTTTCAACTCACCTCATCAAAGGAGAAATATCTTAAAATAATgactgtatcattttcctgaCTAGAGCATTCTACTCATGACTGTCCTTACAGCCTCAATTATCTGCTTATTTCTGAGACTATAGATAATAGGATTGAGCAAAGGAGGGGCTATAGAATAGAACGCAGAGATAACCATGTCCTGAGTTGTAGGTGAATTGGAGGTTGGCTTCAGATAGACCGTAATGCCTGAGACGACAAAGACTGTCACCACAAGAATGTGAGGAACACAGGTAGAAAAGACCTTTCCTCGCTCTCCTCTGGTTGGAAGCTTGAGCACAGCAGAAAATATGCGAATATAAGACATGATGATGAAGATAAAGCAGCCACCTGCAATAACCACTACAGAGACAAAAATTACAATCTCATTGCTTAAAATGTCAGAGCAGGAGAGTTTCAGCAGAGATGGGACATCACAGAAGAACTGATGGACCACATTGGAATGACAGAAGGACAACCGGAATGCAGTGCCAGTGTGCACACCTGCATAGATCAGACCACTGAATACGGTGGCCAGTGTCATTTGGACACAGGCCCGAGGGTTCATGATCACAGGGTATTGGAGGGgttggcagatggccacatagcggtcacgGGCCATGATGGTGAGGAATAGGAGCTCTGCAGAAGCAAACAAAATCACAAGGAAGATCTGAGCTGCACATCCAACCATGGAGATTACCCTGTTGTCAAGCAGGAAGATGACACATGCCTTGGGTACAGTGACGGAAATGTAGCACATGTCCAGGACAGACAGATTTctaaggaagaaatacatgggggtgtgaagACTCTGGGCGAGAGTGGTTACTGTGACAATGAGAAGGTTCCCCAGCAGGGTTGCCAAGTACATCATGAGGAATAACATGGCGTGCAAGACTCTGAGCTCCCACACATCAGACAACCTCATAAGCAGGAATTCAGTGACTGTGGTAGAGTTGGGCATCTTTGGGTACTTGACTTTGAATAGCAGAGACAGAGGCAAATAAtcctaaaaaaaaggaaaataatagtgTAGAAAGAAATTAGCCTAAATATGCTTATTGTCTCACATTTAGTTTATTGTCACGTTTATCCGATTTTATTCTCTCTAGTAGATATTggttagttgttagttgccatagagttgccTCTGACTTGTGGAGATCTCACGTACTCAGAATGAATCACGGGCCGGTTCCCTGCCATCCTCATCAACACCggcgtgcttgagtccattgttgcctttCAATCTTTCTCATTCTCCAGCACTGCACCAGAAAATattttgctgtgatccacagagttttcattggatgattttctgaaatagtttgctaaatctttcttcctagtctgtctaagtctggaagctctactgaaacctgtataCCATgatggaatttgaaataccagtgatgtAGCTTGCAGCATCAAAGCTATATGACTATATGAAAACCAccacaggacaacaaactgacagacaggtggtgaactGGATAGTAGGAAATAACACTTTGACACTTTTTGCTGCTTTACTCCTTATTACTTGTGAAACCTATTTCCAATATGTTGTTGTagtgtgccattgagtagattttgactcatagtgaccttataggatagagtagaactgccccattgggtttccaagaagcagttagtgagctcaaactgctgaccttttggttagtagccaagcttttaaccactgcgccatcagggctgctTAACCCCATATTAcatactgtaattttctttgtaactCCACAAATTAGGGAGTAATATACACAGTTTTAAAAATACTgggacactgaaaaaaaaaatgggacacCGAAAGGTCAAGGAAATTATTAAGCCATGGAAATAAAAACGTAAGATCACGAATTCAAATCCAGGTTTGTGTTCTCTAATGTCATAATGCCACGTTTCCTCCACTAGAGACGTTGATCCTACTTAGCTTCACCTGCTTCCCACCACTCCAGTCCATGGTATTCAAGCAAGATGACCATTAATTTTTTTGATTCCATTTCTGCCTTCTGA
The window above is part of the Elephas maximus indicus isolate mEleMax1 chromosome 2, mEleMax1 primary haplotype, whole genome shotgun sequence genome. Proteins encoded here:
- the LOC126068104 gene encoding olfactory receptor 14C36-like gives rise to the protein MPNSTTVTEFLLMRLSDVWELRVLHAMLFLMMYLATLLGNLLIVTVTTLAQSLHTPMYFFLRNLSVLDMCYISVTVPKACVIFLLDNRVISMVGCAAQIFLVILFASAELLFLTIMARDRYVAICQPLQYPVIMNPRACVQMTLATVFSGLIYAGVHTGTAFRLSFCHSNVVHQFFCDVPSLLKLSCSDILSNEIVIFVSVVVIAGGCFIFIIMSYIRIFSAVLKLPTRGERGKVFSTCVPHILVVTVFVVSGITVYLKPTSNSPTTQDMVISAFYSIAPPLLNPIIYSLRNKQIIEAVRTVMSRML